A genome region from Bdellovibrio bacteriovorus includes the following:
- a CDS encoding transglutaminase-like cysteine peptidase: MRYFICTLFVVTATLFSPLASAGAEFWGKESKMESPLPSGRREAIRATLSSEMLRAAGLWQGVQQMREAPLAERISWVHKVTRQMIRPLEDPSNHWQTPSQTLARRSGDCEDYAVLRIELLRWLGVPSSHMAAFVGTRGGEGHVVAAVSTRNGTWTLDNMSFSAYLSSAPRGFTPEVGVNRQGAWWH, from the coding sequence ATGAGATATTTCATCTGCACCTTATTTGTTGTTACTGCGACCTTGTTTTCACCCTTGGCTTCTGCTGGAGCGGAGTTCTGGGGCAAAGAATCTAAAATGGAATCACCTCTTCCGTCGGGTCGGCGCGAAGCCATCAGAGCCACTCTTTCTTCCGAGATGCTGCGGGCCGCGGGTCTTTGGCAGGGTGTTCAACAAATGCGCGAGGCCCCTTTAGCAGAGCGGATTTCTTGGGTGCATAAAGTCACTCGCCAGATGATCCGCCCCCTGGAAGATCCGTCAAATCATTGGCAAACACCTTCGCAAACCTTGGCGCGACGTTCAGGAGATTGCGAAGACTATGCGGTCTTACGTATCGAACTGCTTCGCTGGCTCGGGGTGCCTTCTTCTCATATGGCGGCTTTTGTCGGGACGCGAGGGGGTGAGGGGCATGTGGTCGCTGCCGTCAGCACTCGCAATGGCACTTGGACTTTAGACAATATGAGTTTTTCTGCTTACCTTTCCTCAGCGCCGCGCGGATTTACTCCAGAAGTGGGCGTTAATCGGCAAGGTGCGTGGTGGCATTAG
- the apaG gene encoding Co2+/Mg2+ efflux protein ApaG, whose translation MAMQKTETRDFSIKVNVVYVSQESKPDQNYHFFAYKISITNNGSSPAQLMSRFWLITDSHGHKEEVRGPGVVGVQPKIQPGQTFEYESACPLHASTGSMKGHYQFVAENGESFTVEIPEFYLIAPIALH comes from the coding sequence ATGGCAATGCAAAAGACCGAAACAAGAGATTTTAGTATCAAGGTGAATGTGGTTTACGTTTCTCAGGAATCAAAGCCTGATCAAAACTATCATTTCTTTGCTTATAAAATTTCAATCACCAACAATGGATCTTCACCCGCTCAATTGATGAGCCGCTTTTGGCTGATCACGGATTCTCACGGACACAAAGAAGAAGTGCGTGGCCCTGGCGTGGTGGGTGTTCAACCCAAAATCCAACCCGGTCAGACATTTGAATACGAAAGTGCCTGCCCTCTGCACGCCTCCACCGGCAGTATGAAAGGGCATTATCAGTTCGTCGCTGAAAACGGCGAAAGTTTTACAGTAGAAATCCCTGAATTCTACCTGATTGCCCCAATCGCTCTGCATTAA
- a CDS encoding GNAT family N-acetyltransferase — MISKRLPYLKITKRLIIRPLELHDYENWEQAYSCQRPVQNEWDTTNWKESELTLAKFKETLKNEKKLRAQDKYYNFGVFRKDDGVLIGQVALMDVSRGVFNNAYLGYRIFNNHWGQGYAQEACKAAIHIAFKNIKLHRIEAGIEPKNKRSIRVAKALGLRKEGLSKKRLLFNKKWVDLLLFAMTKEEF; from the coding sequence ATGATCTCTAAAAGGTTGCCGTACTTGAAAATCACCAAGCGTCTTATTATTCGTCCCCTAGAACTTCATGACTATGAAAACTGGGAACAAGCTTACTCTTGCCAACGTCCCGTGCAAAACGAATGGGACACAACCAATTGGAAAGAGTCCGAGCTGACCTTGGCAAAATTCAAAGAGACGCTAAAGAACGAAAAAAAACTGCGCGCGCAAGATAAGTACTACAACTTCGGCGTCTTCCGCAAAGACGACGGCGTGCTGATTGGCCAAGTGGCGCTGATGGATGTTTCTCGAGGAGTTTTTAACAACGCTTATTTAGGGTATCGCATTTTCAACAATCACTGGGGTCAAGGATACGCGCAAGAGGCTTGCAAAGCCGCCATCCACATCGCCTTTAAAAATATCAAACTTCACCGCATTGAGGCCGGCATCGAGCCTAAAAACAAGCGCTCTATCCGCGTCGCCAAAGCTTTGGGTTTACGCAAAGAAGGCTTAAGCAAAAAAAGACTGCTGTTTAATAAAAAATGGGTGGATCTGTTGCTTTTCGCGATGACCAAAGAAGAGTTTTAG
- a CDS encoding endonuclease/exonuclease/phosphatase family protein, giving the protein MTWTKTTNLKFCLLNAENLFLMFEGTPQKEAVNLSESQWQRLSVSVYENKPLKKCHEIAKALKEINADIIMLCEVGGFESLNNFNHLFMDDAYSPCLIEGNSERNIDVGFLIRKNMDFYFDLQSNKNRPINYLYPHERQSLLNGYPIKGGKVTSSHKFSRDVAELRLFTTDREKPFLTILLAHLKSRLDPDRIDPNGFERRQAELRTLIEIYQELEAVHPDLPIMVAGDFNGQAGVHHTDEEFRDLYSLTQLSDVLEVSQLPPEARATFYQVRNGGKADGRQIDFAFLNPNLQKLVKAGATKVYRYKDEMGMERDVPRNMEAKLHLPSDHYPLVFEIENLKVP; this is encoded by the coding sequence ATGACGTGGACGAAGACCACAAATCTTAAATTTTGCTTACTCAATGCAGAGAACCTCTTTTTGATGTTCGAAGGCACTCCCCAAAAAGAGGCCGTAAATTTGAGCGAGTCCCAGTGGCAGCGTCTCTCCGTTTCGGTCTATGAAAATAAGCCGCTTAAAAAGTGCCACGAAATCGCCAAGGCTCTGAAAGAAATTAACGCCGACATCATTATGCTGTGCGAAGTCGGTGGTTTTGAATCCTTAAATAACTTCAACCATCTCTTTATGGATGACGCCTATTCGCCCTGTTTGATTGAAGGAAACTCAGAGCGCAATATTGACGTGGGATTTTTGATCCGCAAGAACATGGATTTTTATTTCGATCTTCAGTCCAATAAAAATCGCCCCATCAATTACCTTTATCCTCACGAACGCCAAAGCCTTTTAAACGGTTATCCGATTAAGGGCGGCAAGGTCACAAGCAGTCATAAGTTTTCGCGGGACGTGGCCGAACTCAGACTTTTTACCACCGATCGTGAGAAACCTTTTTTGACGATTTTACTAGCACATTTAAAGTCCCGCTTAGATCCGGATCGTATCGACCCCAATGGCTTTGAACGACGCCAAGCAGAATTACGAACTTTGATCGAAATCTATCAAGAACTTGAAGCCGTGCACCCCGATTTACCGATCATGGTGGCCGGTGATTTTAATGGTCAAGCCGGAGTTCACCACACCGATGAGGAGTTTAGGGACCTGTACAGCCTGACCCAGTTGTCTGACGTCTTAGAGGTGTCTCAACTTCCCCCCGAAGCGCGAGCGACATTCTACCAAGTTCGCAACGGCGGCAAAGCCGATGGTCGTCAGATTGATTTTGCGTTTTTAAATCCCAATCTTCAAAAACTGGTCAAAGCCGGTGCCACCAAAGTGTATCGTTATAAGGACGAAATGGGAATGGAACGAGATGTGCCTCGCAATATGGAGGCCAAACTTCATTTACCAAGTGACCACTATCCCCTGGTCTTTGAAATTGAAAATCTTAAAGTCCCGTGA
- a CDS encoding Fpg/Nei family DNA glycosylase, giving the protein MPELAEVEAVRRKLASTLKGRKIKEIVTDDKDRWLFAFVRSAEVEKALVGAKITGAGRKGKYFWLELNKKPWPIFHLGMSGNISLLEDASTGRHRDIWGGTKLWSLEDDDDPKGRMWFCRLLLICDKKIEMAFTDPRRFGRMWLADDPWEHPRIKRLGFDPLIDWPTVKVLSEKLKKRKKAIKAVLLDQTLFAGIGNWLADEILFQARIAPHRLASELKPAELKLLHKMTLAVVKKAASVDADYERFPKTWLFHHRWGKSKNAKTSKGQKIQHDEVGGRTTAWVPGWQK; this is encoded by the coding sequence ATGCCGGAACTAGCAGAAGTCGAGGCCGTTCGACGCAAACTTGCGAGCACATTAAAGGGCCGAAAAATAAAAGAAATTGTGACCGACGACAAGGATCGTTGGCTGTTCGCTTTTGTGCGCTCTGCAGAAGTCGAAAAAGCTTTGGTCGGTGCGAAAATCACGGGGGCCGGTCGAAAAGGAAAATACTTCTGGTTAGAGCTCAATAAAAAACCGTGGCCGATTTTTCATTTAGGCATGAGTGGTAATATTTCACTTTTAGAAGACGCCTCCACCGGTCGTCATCGCGATATTTGGGGAGGCACTAAATTATGGAGCCTCGAGGACGATGACGATCCGAAAGGCCGCATGTGGTTTTGTCGACTGCTCTTAATTTGTGATAAAAAAATTGAAATGGCCTTTACCGATCCGCGACGCTTTGGTCGAATGTGGCTGGCCGACGATCCTTGGGAACATCCCCGTATCAAACGCCTGGGATTTGATCCCTTGATTGATTGGCCGACAGTAAAAGTTTTAAGCGAGAAACTTAAAAAAAGAAAAAAGGCCATCAAGGCCGTTCTTTTAGATCAAACTCTTTTTGCAGGTATCGGAAACTGGCTGGCCGATGAAATTCTTTTTCAGGCCCGTATTGCGCCTCATCGCTTGGCATCCGAGCTAAAACCTGCCGAACTTAAACTTTTGCACAAGATGACTTTGGCGGTCGTAAAAAAAGCAGCCAGCGTCGATGCCGATTATGAACGCTTCCCGAAAACCTGGCTTTTCCATCATCGCTGGGGAAAATCTAAAAACGCCAAAACAAGCAAGGGTCAAAAAATTCAGCACGATGAAGTCGGCGGCCGTACCACCGCGTGGGTGCCCGGCTGGCAAAAATAA
- a CDS encoding M17 family metallopeptidase: protein MAKKSASAKTPSKGKSQLNIQSWVDTFSFGKELKVKNELTGFVYFLGVDDQSQLGALIEEHSLVWQAESLKKTEREFIYFVGQNGPVWILRPRQKGTVGHGGLIDEAEYTWARDQFGALVAQIKAHAVKVLNIEFRGTDEVQDLGALVGLDMATYNYRHYVDDKQLLDLPKVSLKKTLGTLDSDLIVEAIDRARAVNTARHLVNMPPNDLNPATFAELVSKKLNLPSTAKVTVWDERKLRQEGMGLHASTGQGAENTSRMVHIRYRPKGKSKLKPIAFVGKGITFDTGGLDIKPSSAMRLMKKDMGGAASVVGLATWASNSEYPGPLDFYLALAENAVDGKSFRPSDVITARNGLRVEIDNTDAEGRLVLADVLDVACTQKGSDDPEYVIDVATLTGAIKVGLGSEIAGLFSNDDTLASAITQAGQRAGDLNWRMPLFEKYWAEMSSPFADFKNSGGSFGGAITAALFLQKFVRGKKWAHLDVYAWSDKAQGALTSSGGSGQPVQCLIEFLTDRAMNA from the coding sequence GTGGCTAAGAAGTCCGCTTCAGCGAAAACTCCGTCAAAAGGCAAATCACAGCTCAACATTCAATCTTGGGTTGATACCTTTAGCTTCGGAAAAGAACTTAAAGTAAAAAATGAATTGACAGGTTTCGTCTATTTCTTAGGAGTGGATGATCAAAGCCAACTGGGCGCTTTGATTGAAGAGCATTCTTTAGTTTGGCAAGCAGAGTCTTTGAAAAAAACAGAACGCGAGTTTATTTATTTCGTCGGTCAAAATGGCCCGGTGTGGATTCTGCGTCCTCGTCAAAAAGGAACTGTCGGTCACGGTGGTTTGATTGACGAAGCCGAATACACGTGGGCCCGTGATCAGTTCGGTGCCTTGGTTGCGCAAATCAAAGCTCACGCGGTGAAAGTTTTAAATATTGAATTCCGCGGCACGGATGAAGTCCAAGATCTGGGCGCTTTGGTCGGTTTAGATATGGCGACTTATAATTACCGTCACTATGTCGACGATAAGCAGCTGTTGGATCTTCCTAAGGTTTCTTTGAAAAAGACTTTGGGCACTTTGGATTCCGATTTGATCGTGGAAGCTATTGATCGTGCGCGCGCCGTAAATACGGCCCGCCATTTGGTGAACATGCCACCGAATGATTTAAACCCAGCTACTTTTGCTGAACTTGTAAGCAAAAAATTGAATTTGCCATCCACGGCGAAAGTGACCGTGTGGGATGAGCGTAAACTTCGTCAAGAGGGCATGGGTTTACATGCTTCCACTGGCCAAGGGGCGGAAAACACCTCGCGCATGGTCCACATCCGCTATCGCCCTAAGGGAAAATCAAAACTAAAACCGATCGCGTTTGTGGGTAAGGGGATTACGTTTGATACGGGCGGCCTTGATATCAAACCGTCTTCGGCGATGCGTTTGATGAAAAAAGACATGGGTGGCGCGGCGTCGGTTGTCGGTCTTGCGACGTGGGCCTCAAACAGTGAATACCCGGGTCCTTTGGATTTTTATTTGGCTTTGGCGGAAAACGCGGTGGATGGAAAATCCTTCCGTCCCAGTGACGTGATCACCGCGCGCAACGGTTTGCGCGTTGAGATTGATAACACGGATGCTGAAGGCCGCTTGGTTTTGGCAGACGTTTTAGATGTCGCCTGCACGCAAAAAGGGTCGGATGATCCAGAATACGTGATTGACGTCGCGACCTTAACGGGGGCGATCAAAGTGGGTTTGGGTTCTGAAATTGCCGGTTTGTTTTCAAATGATGATACTTTGGCGTCAGCGATCACTCAGGCCGGACAACGTGCGGGGGATTTGAACTGGCGCATGCCTTTGTTTGAAAAATACTGGGCTGAGATGTCGTCGCCATTTGCAGATTTTAAAAACTCGGGCGGAAGCTTTGGTGGCGCGATCACTGCGGCGTTGTTTTTACAAAAATTTGTGCGTGGAAAAAAATGGGCGCATTTAGACGTGTATGCGTGGAGCGATAAAGCGCAAGGGGCACTCACTAGCAGCGGTGGTTCTGGTCAGCCGGTTCAGTGTTTGATTGAGTTTTTGACGGATCGAGCGATGAACGCGTAG
- a CDS encoding winged helix-turn-helix domain-containing protein: MSKTITKENARGIWLKSQGLTESAPFGKGSAATTKAIEHLGYVQIDTINVIERCHHHILYTRIPDYKRRDLHQAQSQDKTVFEYWTHALSYVPTQDFRFFIPDMKRRRLSPGPWLGKVKPQELQKVLRLIKKEGPISIRDITDDVLVEKDHEWASRKPSKKALQLGFYSGRLVISERQGMLKKYELLERHFAWDKMPKPATRAEVLEYEIQRSLRAQGLVTLDSICHLVPSKKPEIRKIIEKKVKKGELIEIKVQDATRSEFWVAPEVLDEAVTVNEELVHILSPFDPLTIQRKRLHSLFDYEHRFEAYVPKEKRKYGYFALPVLVGDKIVAAIDLKTDREKQKMLIQKWTWLGKHKSANNKKLIESELNRFEKFQLQK, from the coding sequence ATGAGTAAAACAATCACTAAAGAAAACGCCCGGGGTATTTGGCTAAAATCCCAAGGGCTGACGGAATCTGCTCCCTTCGGCAAGGGATCTGCGGCGACCACCAAGGCCATCGAACATTTGGGTTATGTCCAAATCGACACGATCAACGTCATTGAGCGCTGTCATCATCACATCTTGTACACACGCATTCCGGATTATAAACGCCGTGATCTGCACCAAGCACAAAGCCAAGATAAAACCGTTTTTGAGTATTGGACCCATGCGCTTTCTTATGTGCCGACCCAAGACTTTCGCTTTTTTATTCCAGATATGAAGCGCCGGCGTCTTTCGCCCGGGCCGTGGTTGGGCAAAGTAAAGCCGCAAGAGCTGCAAAAAGTTTTGCGTCTGATAAAAAAAGAAGGACCGATTTCTATCCGGGATATTACCGATGATGTTCTGGTTGAAAAAGATCACGAATGGGCCAGCCGTAAACCTTCCAAGAAAGCTTTGCAGCTGGGTTTTTATTCTGGAAGATTGGTGATCAGCGAACGACAAGGCATGCTTAAAAAATACGAGCTGCTGGAAAGACATTTTGCGTGGGATAAGATGCCAAAGCCCGCCACACGCGCGGAAGTTTTAGAATACGAAATTCAGAGATCTTTAAGAGCCCAAGGACTTGTCACCCTTGATTCTATTTGCCACTTAGTACCCAGTAAAAAACCGGAAATTAGAAAGATCATAGAAAAGAAAGTTAAAAAAGGTGAGCTGATTGAAATTAAAGTTCAAGATGCCACCAGATCTGAGTTCTGGGTCGCGCCGGAAGTTTTAGACGAAGCGGTCACGGTGAATGAAGAGCTTGTCCATATTCTGTCCCCTTTTGATCCATTAACTATTCAGCGTAAACGCTTGCACTCGCTTTTTGATTATGAACATCGCTTTGAAGCCTATGTGCCGAAAGAAAAGCGCAAATACGGCTATTTTGCGTTGCCGGTTTTAGTCGGCGATAAGATTGTGGCGGCCATTGATTTAAAAACGGATCGCGAAAAACAAAAGATGCTGATTCAGAAATGGACTTGGCTGGGAAAACACAAATCAGCTAATAACAAAAAACTTATCGAATCCGAGTTGAACCGGTTTGAAAAGTTCCAACTGCAAAAGTAA